CTGCTCTTCTTCGTCGCGCGCCCGCTGGCCATCGCGGGCCGGGGCGCGGGCGCCCGCGCCGGCGACGTCGCAGAGGAGAGCCCCGCGAAGGCCGCGCTCGAGTCGGCGCTCGCCGATCTCGAGCACGACTTCGAGACCGGAAAGCTCTCGCCCGACGATCGCGACCGGCTGCGCGAAGACCTGCGCCGCGAGGCGCTCGCCGCGCTGTTCCGCGAGCGGATGCCGCTCGAGGCCGCGGGCGCGTCCGGATCCGAGCCCGCCGCGCCGGCGCGCGCCTGCGACTGCGGCCGCGTGGCTGGAGCCGCGGACCGCTTCTGCGCGGGCTGCGGGAAGGCGCTTTGAGCGAGGTCGAGCTGCGCGACGTGGGCAAGGACTACGGCCCCATTCGCGCGCTCGATCGGCTCACGCTCTCGCTCGGGCGCGGCAGCCTGGTCTGGCTCGCGGGTGGAAACGGCGCGGGCAAGAGCACGCTGCTGCGAACGCTGGGCTCGCTCACGCGGCCGACACGCGGGAGCGTCGAGCTCTTCGGGCTCGATCCGTTCTCGGCCGGCGGAGCGGCGGTGCGCGGGCGCGTCGGGTTCCTCGGGCAGGATGCCTCGCTCTACGGCGAGCTGACGGTCGCGGAGAATCTGCGCTTCTGCGCGCGGCTGCGCGGAAGCCCCGAGGCAGAGCTACACCGCGTCGCGTCGGAGCTCTCGCTCGAGCCGGTTCTGGACCGGCGCGTGCGGACGCTCTCGCAGGGCTATCGCCGCAGGGCCGGGCTGGCGCGCGCGCTGCTCGGAGCGCCCGAGCTGCTCCTGCTCGACGAGCCCTGGAACGGCCTCGATTCGGAATCGGCCGCGCGGCTCACGCGGCTGGTCGGCCGACTTC
This Deltaproteobacteria bacterium DNA region includes the following protein-coding sequences:
- a CDS encoding ABC transporter ATP-binding protein — translated: MGDRAQRGRLARAAERRGRESGFPGRRRRAGRGAGPARRARAGSRRRGGRLRPPAGGRRDPRRRRGDPRPGPAGRGGLLAPARLRPRDARDLARHRDRASRCRRGARRLRAGLRHRRRCGRPAPRAPHARAGRDLPVVPRLRAPRGWPAAISSERPAACHRAAAARAGARRGAARGSAALLRRAPAGHRGPGRGRPRRRRRRGEPREGRARVGARRSRARLRDRKALARRSRPAARRPAPRGARRAVPRADAARGRGRVRIRARRAGARLRLRPRGWSRGPLLRGLREGALSEVELRDVGKDYGPIRALDRLTLSLGRGSLVWLAGGNGAGKSTLLRTLGSLTRPTRGSVELFGLDPFSAGGAAVRGRVGFLGQDASLYGELTVAENLRFCARLRGSPEAELHRVASELSLEPVLDRRVRTLSQGYRRRAGLARALLGAPELLLLDEPWNGLDSESAARLTRLVGRLRDAGAIVVVAAHEASFSLPRFDRTLRLVSGRIVEAGSAA